The Acropora muricata isolate sample 2 chromosome 7, ASM3666990v1, whole genome shotgun sequence genomic interval aaaatagtccTCAATGTATTGAAGCAATGGTCACCCACTGGATGGTCAAGTAACATAGTTTGTCATGCAAGAGGTAAGCTTACGTTTTCCGACTGAGTTGAAGACTAACTCTCTTATCGGACAATTAGGTGGcactgatcaaattcaaatgaatGCCAACCAGGATATAATTGTGCAGTTGTTGCCCACGTGCCCAATACAACAGCACatgatcagtgcatgactaaattaaaaTGACCTGATCCTCCGCTTATGCTCACATCAGCTTGATTGACAATTGCGAACGAAGAAGTTGTGCCGTCTTTGTTTGCTAgtcagttatttttgttttccctcAAGTCCTGATCTTTCCCTCGACTTTGTCATTGACTCAAATCATTGCCACACAAATTATGTAGGTCCATGAAAAAACTGTCATTTAGATTTGGGGCTGAGCTCAAACTTACCTCTAAAATAAAGATGCTCACATTACTCATTGAGCACAAATCGATGAAGTCACCCAGGGCATCCCCAAAGAAACGCTCATAAATGAATGCAAAGAAAAACCACTGCACAACTTCTACGGACAAGAATACAATACAAAGAACAGCAAATCGCAGGACTTGGCTGAACTCCCCAATGTATTCATTGTCAGCGCTTGCTGAGTATCTGCTGAAAGGGTCGGTAGTAGACAAATACTCAAACCCTGCAACCTTTAAGAAGAACAACACCAGAAATATCTGCAACTCTGTGTTTGTTTTGCGAATAGTTTGGATTTCATTCCATTCATTTGCGATGAATAACGTTCGCCAGATGCTGACAGGGGCATCACTAGCCCCTGCCCCTCCACCCTGAGTAGGCTGGTTGACTCTCCCCTGAGGGCGTTCCCAGTCAATGAAAAAGATGTCGAAAAAGATCTGTGTTAGTAATATGTGAAATGCATCAAGGAGCTTAAATGCAAAGGCAACATATAGCAATGTGAGAAAAAGTGTCTCTTGATCTTGGCTTTTTGCTGGCAGAAGAATGGAAACTGTTTTTTGCTGCTTGAAGAAAACCAGAGATTGAAATGACATGCCAAATGCAATCCAGAAAAGCATGACTGAAAATGTCCCAAAACAAAAGAGAATGAACTTTACGATTGTTATGCCATCAAACTCTAATTTGCCCTCTCGTCTCCGCCAAGAAGACACTTTGACCAAAGCAAGGATCACAGCAAGAGCAGATAGGCATCCAACAGCAATCTGTAAGACAAAagcataatattaataataacagtaatgataataacaacaacaataacaatggGGCACTTGGGTAGGACAGGTTGAAGTCTTGGCCTATCCTAGGGAATTGCACAGCCTGCCCTCCAGAGTCTGGGGTAGCACCTTtgccattagggagcttaaagtgccactatgatcaaatttttacctcttgattttttaggtgtatcacctagaattctatgaaagaattaaaacgccgtttaccgtttccaaatacttgcattagttccggagatattcaagtttgaaaaatgtgtaatgtatgcaaatgagatgaccgatgatgtcatacactcaacccaatattacatcatgtgtataaattgagctatcctggccaatttgcagcgcaggacattgaaacttggcaggctaattgttctacaggaaacacacctacggctacaaaaatttttgttgccatggcaattcactcttttccagtctccacccacttgatttcaatatgttagtgatttccagctcgaaaaacgttatacaaggtcACAAACTCAagcaaaacatatttatatgcttgttggatcatgtatatcaggcaccatttgcaaatatgaaaattgaacgccaagggtggccagaaatgtctttaatattggggaggtctggaacccagtatgttgccatggaaataaaattgttaagctccaatagtggagcacatttagtagaatcttactgctaagaatcaaacatttctgatacaaattggctgagatatcttttttcatcatatttgatcaaaacttggttgagtatatgacgtcatcacttggctaatttgcatattttaaaaacttgaatatcaaaaagagatatttgaaaatagtaaacagcatttttcttctcatgcaggctacttgtttgtgttttaaaatggtttcaatagaaaagatgtgattttcgtcttagtggcactttaagcacgcgcgtttttgggatgcggacggcaaccggaagagaacatttcacataccaggacagtggtgtctcccagatttttgtGCTAATCATCTCTAATGGAGAAAAGATACctagcaatgtaaatgtggttgtgtgaaaacaggttaaaagggaaaacagctcgCTTCTGGTTGCCGTCCGCATCTCAAAAACGTGCGTGCTTTAGCTCCCTACTGTCTTTTCTAGTGGAGGTAACACAAACAATTATACACACAATCCAGGGGTGGTAACCGTGCCGAGGGATGGATGGCCACTGCACTATTATGGGATTGGGAGCACAAGATGAGAACTCATTGTAAGGCCAGGAGACTGGATCGAACATTACAcgatgaaagaaagaaagtatTGTGGATATGGCGTGTCTACAATGGAGGACAAAAATCCTTGGGACGGTTACTGAAAACCCTCCTTCCACATCCTTCACTGTTCAAATATTCAGATGTAGTATAATTTACACTTCTCTAAACACCTGGATACCACAAAtgccccccccccttccccctcACAATGATGCTGGGAGGAAGAAACACTTTTACGACAAGGTGAAGCGTACAGCCCTGCACAGACTACAACATTGCTTGAACAGAGGGGGAGAAATTAAGGCAGATCATTAGAGTTGTCCTAAGAGTCTTGTCCCCCATTGTTAAAGTGCCCCAGTAAccccaaaatactttttttgctAAAATTAATCTTCGCTCCTATTCAAAACGCATTGgggccattttttccttcttataacaaatcctgccattttatagacttcaaaacttgtgaaaaaccaagcatcttttgttcatgACCTGGTCAGAAGGGGAGTCGATTCCTGATTTGGCatcacaatctactttgcatgcatgtttacaaagagttaacgcaatgtaaatcagtttgctagaagaaggaaaaaatggccgcaatgcgtTTTGAACAGGTGCAATGATTAATTTtagtggaaaaaatattttggggttaggggcacttAAACTATAATTATTTATGGCAAAAGGAAATAAGGTTTGGGTTTAGAGTTATGGTTAGGATTTAGGGTTAGCAATTTGAACAGGTGCAATGATTAATTTtagtggaaaaaatattttgagttTAGGAGCACTTAAAACTATTTGGCAGAAGGAAATAAGGTTTAGGGTTTAGTTTGCCTCTAAGAAATGATGAGTACCGGTAATAAAATTACTACTCTAAACAATCAACGTATTGGTGTTGATTCAACTAGCAAATCAAGTTGACCAGAGAAACCAAGTGTGATACTGatttttggttttatttgcaaagtaattattacttttgctcttcattagtttgtgaaaatgaataaataataaattgttgTGTGAATTCCATTGGTTCACGATTGGTTGAAAATGGTTTTTAGCTTGTGCTTGAGATTGGTTCCGCAATTACTTTGGTTTTAATCTTTtagcagtcatttgaaaacaaagcaaaacattttGGTGAAAGTCACTATCATAACTTTTGCCCAGAAGTGTGTACTATGTTGCCTCCTTAGTCTTAAATTTTAAAACAGACAAGGAAATAACCGCCTACtggttggctcagttggttgagctgTGGACTAGCGTGCCAGAGGTCATGTGTTCAAAATCCTGACCAGACCAACACCAAGGGTCTTCAGTTAAAtggaggagaaagtgctgcctttgtaatttcatcagtAAATGGTTACACTTTCAAGTCGACTTGGATAAGGACAATAACCtggaggtcctgtctcacaacccttgtttgTAAATGACACCGTGGGATGTTagagaacccacacactatttgcAAAGAGAAGTCCCAATTTTGGGCCAAAATGCCAACAAAATTAAGTCTCCGACCTCaaactttcaaaaattttattgTGTTAGGAGTCTCATGCAGTAAAATACATTACTTAAGACCTTTAAGGTAATCAAGATACTCAAAAGTAAGAACCCTTGCATTCAGGATGATGTCCTGCTGTGGGAAGGATCTTattgtaatattactaattaaaaaaaaaaaaaaggaaaagaataatggtgcaaaatttttaccTCTGTATCTTTAGTTATTTTGGTGTCATCCATCTCGTAGGTAACTGCAAATGAAACCTCATGATTCCCATTCAAAACTTCCTCGTCATTCACATCCAGAGCTCTGTACCTTATACGTAGCAGAGGAGGAAAAATCTCTCCATCCGTTGAACGCATCCTGATATTCAGCTCAATTTTTTCAGCAAAACGCATCCACTTGTTATTAACAGACATTCCAACAATGCTTTCTACCAAATAGAACCTCCGCGTCAACTTCCACTTGTCTCTGTCAGTTCCTTCGTTGACTGCTTCATTCTCACTAGACCTGTAATTTTCGACAAGAAGTGGAACAGGGTACAAGTTGTCACCAACAATGAGATACATGTcgtaaaaaaaacttgaattgttCATCTCTTTCACAGTAACTGAACAAGACGAACGATAAGTCGTAGCAAACTTTGAGGCAGCTGCAATTCTTGACGGTCGGTCTCGACAAAGGTGAAGAACATCAAGACCCGTTTCAGTACCAACAAATGAGCCATTTAAAGTGAAAACTGCAAAAAGAAAGCTTAGCTCAGCGTTTGATTCAAATTTCTGTGTTATGCCTTTGTCATCTACAACTTCTGTTACACTATATGATTCATAGTACAGCCATGGCATATCCACAGGCCAGTCATTATTTTTACGAAGAGTAACTAGTGGCGGAACTGTTTCAAAAAAGTCCAAATAGAATTTGCATGCATCTTCTTCTTTGATGTAGTTCAGTAATACACACAGGTTTCCCAATAATTGACAAGCAGTAAAATTTGAATCAGCTTTGCACAGGGCTTCAGCAGCTCTCAAATTTTCTTCGAAATAAGTTGATGTGATTTCTTTGTCGCTGTATTTTACTCTGTACAAGTTAGCGGTGACCGGTTTCAAGTCTATTTTCTTGAAACAAACACCTCCGGAAATCTCGTATTCATCACCACTGCAAGAATCAAAGCAAGAAGAATTGTTTTTATCAAGAAAGCTTGGGTGACAAAGTCTGCAAGCTTCTTTGAAATTTGCACCCGGTCTCGTTTCTCCTTCGCAGCGAACGCACTTTCTTGTGGTTAACTGCGCACCATTTCGATCTCGATCGGCAGGAAAGCTATTTTCTGGACAACTTTCGCACGTGCCAGTTTGCTCATTAaaaccaacgttttctggacaTTTGATACAGAAACTGCCATCAAGAGAATTTGTGGTGTTTTTTGGCACACATT includes:
- the LOC136923279 gene encoding meckelin-like — protein: MARKLLILFLLLSWCVFTECSDFQIPYKTPQNCEENQYFRFSTLSCENCRPDQATLRRSEDRLSCVCPTGYKLTEYKGGPEVVCEKCVPKNTTNSLDGSFCIKCPENVGFNEQTGTCESCPENSFPADRDRNGAQLTTRKCVRCEGETRPGANFKEACRLCHPSFLDKNNSSCFDSCSGDEYEISGGVCFKKIDLKPVTANLYRVKYSDKEITSTYFEENLRAAEALCKADSNFTACQLLGNLCVLLNYIKEEDACKFYLDFFETVPPLVTLRKNNDWPVDMPWLYYESYSVTEVVDDKGITQKFESNAELSFLFAVFTLNGSFVGTETGLDVLHLCRDRPSRIAAASKFATTYRSSCSVTVKEMNNSSFFYDMYLIVGDNLYPVPLLVENYRSSENEAVNEGTDRDKWKLTRRFYLVESIVGMSVNNKWMRFAEKIELNIRMRSTDGEIFPPLLRIRYRALDVNDEEVLNGNHEVSFAVTYEMDDTKITKDTEIAVGCLSALAVILALVKVSSWRRREGKLEFDGITIVKFILFCFGTFSVMLFWIAFGMSFQSLVFFKQQKTVSILLPAKSQDQETLFLTLLYVAFAFKLLDAFHILLTQIFFDIFFIDWERPQGRVNQPTQGGGAGASDAPVSIWRTLFIANEWNEIQTIRKTNTELQIFLVLFFLKVAGFEYLSTTDPFSRYSASADNEYIGEFSQVLRFAVLCIVFLSVEVVQWFFFAFIYERFFGDALGDFIDLCSMSNVSIFILENNRYGYYIHGRSVHGHADTNMLQMNEQLKREEDDLCGKRGLEPNSELQTFEIEVPAKFRQQYDNVVRPLRQAESQQQRRNMANSMGQDGRTTSLPASVEKRLLAYNTLNRFLSAFIDHSLRDLDYLVRDKLLFEHILNMELKDLPPPDKAIFYNDNGRSFNSVLLYGHEWTLMLFDLLMFAFVDSLAQDFVLAGVVTYLVAKILIIFRNKFGRKNITIKTLVDERFLI